From a region of the Castor canadensis chromosome 7, mCasCan1.hap1v2, whole genome shotgun sequence genome:
- the Ipo13 gene encoding importin-13 isoform X1, producing MERREEQPGSAGAGAAPALDFTVENVEKALHQLYYDPNIENKNLAQKWLMQAQVSPQAWHFSWQLLQPDKVPEIQYFGASALHIKISRYWSDIPTDQYESLKAQLFTQITRFASGSKIVLTRLCVALASLALSMMPDAWPCAVADMVRLFQAEDSPVDGQGRCLALLELLTVLPEEFQTSRLPQYRKGLVRTSLAVECGAVFPLLGQLLQQPSSPSCVRQKVLKCFSSWVQLEVPLQDCEALIQAAFAALQDSELFDSSVEAIVNAISQPDAQRYVNTLLKLIPLVLGLQEQLRQAVQNGDMETSHGICRIAVALGENHSRALLDQVEHWQSFLALVNMIMFCTGIPGHYPVNETTSSLTLTFWYTLQDDILSFEAEKQAVYQQVYRPVYFQLVDVLLHKAQFPSDEEYGFWSSDEKEQFRIYRVDISDTLMYVYEMLGAELLSNLYDKLGRLLTSSEEPYSWQHTEALLYGFQSIAETIDVNYSDVVPGLIGLIPRISISNVQLADTVMFTIGALSEWLADHPVMINSVLPLVLHALGNPELSVSSVSTLKKICRECKYDLPPYAANIVAVSQDVLMKQIHKTSQCMWLMQALGFLLSALQVEEILKNLHSLISPYIQQLEKLAEEIPNPSNKLAIVHILGLLSNLFTTLDVSHHEDDHEGPELRKLPVPQGPNPVVVVLQQVFQLIQKVLSKWLNDAQVVEAVCAIFEKSVKTLLDDFAPMVPQLCEMLGRMYSTIPQASALDLTRQLVHIFAHEPAHFPPIEALFLLVTSITLTLFQQGPRDHPDIVDSFMQLLAQALKRKPDLFLCERLDVKAVFQCAVLALKFPEAPTVKASCGFFTELLPRCGEIESVGKVVQEDGRMLLIAVLEAIGGQASRSLMDCFADILFALNKHCFSLLSMWIKEALQPPGFPSARLSPEQKDTFSQQILRERVNKRRVKEMVKEFTLLCRGLHGTDYTADY from the exons GCGCTGCACCAGCTCTACTATGACCCCAACATTGAGAACAAGAACCTGGCTCAGAAGTGGCTGATGCAGGCCCAGGTCTCTCCACAGGCCTGGCACTTCAGCTGGCAGCTCCTGCAGCCTGACAAGGTGCCAGAGATCCAGTACTTTGGGGCCAGTGCCCTGCACATCAAGATCTCTCGCTACTGGAGTGACATCCCCACTGACCAGTATGAAAGCCTAAAGGCACAGCTCTTCACCCAGATCACCCGCTTTGCCAGTGGCTCCAAGATTGTGCTGACTCGGCTGTGCGTGGCACTGGCCTCACTGGCTCTCAGCATGATGCCTGATGCTTGGCCGTGTGCTGTGGCAGATATGGTACGGCTCTTCCAAGCTGAGGACTCACCGGTGGATGGCCAGGGCCGCTGCCTGGCCCTGCTAGAGCTGCTGACAGTGCTGCCCgaggagttccagaccagccgcCTGCCCCAGTACCGCAAAGGTCTAGTACGGACCAGCCTGGCAGTGGAGTGTGGGGCTGTCTTCCCACTGCTGGGGCAGCTGCTACAGCAACCCAGCTCACCTAGCTGTGTTCGTCAGAAGGTGCTCAAGTGCTTCTCTAGCTGGGTACAGCTGGAGGTGCCGCTGCAGGACTGTGAGGCGCTCATTCAGGCTGCCTTTGCTGCTCTGCAGGACTCTGAGCTCTTTGACAGTAGTGTGGAGGCCATTGTCAATGCCATCTCGCAGCCTGATGCCCAGAG GTATGTGAACACACTCCTGAAACTCATCCCGCTGGTGCTGGGACTCCAGGAACAACTGCGACAGGCAGTGCAGAATGGGGACATGGAGACCTCCCATGGCATCTGTCGCATTGCTGTGGCCCTGGGCGAGAACCACTCCCG GGCCTTGCTGGACCAAGTGGAGCACTGGCAGAGCTTCCTGGCACTTGTCAACATGATCATGTTCTGCACAGGCATCCCAGGCCACTATCCTGTCAATGAGACCACTAGCTCCCTAACACTTACTTTCTGGTACACGCTGCAG GATGATATTCTGTCCTTTGAGGCAGAGAAGCAGGCTGTGTACCAGCAGGTGTACCGGCCAGTCTACTTTCAGCTGGTGGATGTGCTTCTGCATAAGGCCCAGTTCCCTTCTGATGAGGAATATGGATTTTGGTCCTCAGATGAGAAGGAGCAGTTCCGAATTTACAG GGTGGACATCTCAGACACGCTCATGTATGTCTATGAGATGCTGGGGGCCGAGCTGCTCAGCAACCTCTATGACAAGCTGGGCCGTTTGCTCACCAGCTCAGAGGAGCCCTACTCCTGGCAG CACACAGAGGCCCTGCTCTATGGCTTCCAATCCATCGCAGAGACCATCGATGTCAACTATTCTGATGTGGTGCCCGGGCTCATTGGTCTCATCCCACGGATCAGCATCAGCAACGTGCAGCTGGCAGATACTGTCATGTTCACCATTG GAGCTCTGTCTGAGTGGTTGGCTGATCACCCTGTCATGATCAACAGCGTTCTGCCCCTTGTACTGCATGCCTTAGGCAATCCTGAGCTGTCTGTTTCTTCTGTGTCCACCCTTAAGAAGATCTGCCGAGAGTGCAAATATGACCTACCACCCTATGCTGCCAACATCGTGGCTGTCTCCCAG GATGTACTGATGAAGCAGATCCACAAG ACGAGTCAGTGCATGTGGCTGATGCAGGCTCTGGGCTTCCTGCTGTCAGCCCTGCAGGTGGAGGAGATCCTTAAGAACCTGCACTCGCTTATCTCACCCTATATCCAGCAGCTGGAAAAGCTGGCAGAGGAGATA CCAAATCCCTCCAACAAGCTGGCCATTGTCCACATCTTGGGACTTCTCTCCAACCTCTTTACCACACTGGATGTCAGTCATCATGAGGATGATCATGAAGGTCCTGAGCTCCGGAAGCTGCCAGTACCACAGGGACCCAACCCA gtggtggtggtgctgcagCAGGTCTTCCAGCTTATCCAGAAGGTGCTGAGCAAGTGGTTGAATGATGCCCAGGTGGTCGAG GCTGTATGTGCTATCTTTGAGAAGTCTGTTAAAACGCTGCTGGATGACTTTGCCCCCATGGTGCCACAGCTGTGTGAGATGCTGGGTCGGATGTACAGCACCATCCCCCAGGCCTCTGCTCTTGACCTCACCCGACAG CTGGTCCACATCTTTGCTCATGAGCCTGCCCACTTCCCCCCAATCGAGGCACTCTTCCTGCTCGTCACCTCCATCACACTCACTCTCTTCCAGCAAG gGCCCAGGGATCATCCTGATATTGTTGATTCATTTATGCAACTCCTGGCACAG GCTCTGAAGCGGAAGCCAGATTTGTTCCTGTGTGAACGACTGGATGTCAAAGCTGTGTTCCAGTGTG CTGTGCTGGCCCTCAAGTTCCCTGAGGCACCTACTGTCAAGGCCTCCTGTGGCTTCTTT ACCGAGCTGCTGCCTCGGTGTGGGGAAATAGAATCCGTGGGAAAGGTGGTACAAGAGGATGGTCGAATGCTGCTCATAGCAGTGCTGGAG GCCATTGGGGGCCAGGCCTCCCGCAGCCTCATGGACTGCTTTGCCGACATCCTGTTCGCCCTAAACAAAcactgctttagcctcctgagtatgtGGATCAAGGAGGCACTACAGCCACCTGGTTTTCCCTCTGCCCGCCTCAGCCCTGAACAGAAGGACACCTTCAGCCAGCAGATCCTTCG tgaACGAGTGAACAAGAGGCGGGTgaaggagatggtgaaggagtTCACACTGCTGTGCCGGGGGCTACATGGCACAGATTACACAGCTGACTACTGA
- the Ipo13 gene encoding importin-13 isoform X2 has translation MERREEQPGSAGAGAAPALDFTVENVEKALHQLYYDPNIENKNLAQKWLMQAQVSPQAWHFSWQLLQPDKVPEIQYFGASALHIKISRYWSDIPTDQYESLKAQLFTQITRFASGSKIVLTRLCVALASLALSMMPDAWPCAVADMVRLFQAEDSPVDGQGRCLALLELLTVLPEEFQTSRLPQYRKGLVRTSLAVECGAVFPLLGQLLQQPSSPSCVRQKVLKCFSSWVQLEVPLQDCEALIQAAFAALQDSELFDSSVEAIVNAISQPDAQRYVNTLLKLIPLVLGLQEQLRQAVQNGDMETSHGICRIAVALGENHSRALLDQVEHWQSFLALVNMIMFCTGIPGHYPVNETTSSLTLTFWYTLQDDILSFEAEKQAVYQQVYRPVYFQLVDVLLHKAQFPSDEEYGFWSSDEKEQFRIYRVDISDTLMYVYEMLGAELLSNLYDKLGRLLTSSEEPYSWQHTEALLYGFQSIAETIDVNYSDVVPGLIGLIPRISISNVQLADTVMFTIGALSEWLADHPVMINSVLPLVLHALGNPELSVSSVSTLKKICRECKYDLPPYAANIVAVSQDVLMKQIHKPNPSNKLAIVHILGLLSNLFTTLDVSHHEDDHEGPELRKLPVPQGPNPVVVVLQQVFQLIQKVLSKWLNDAQVVEAVCAIFEKSVKTLLDDFAPMVPQLCEMLGRMYSTIPQASALDLTRQLVHIFAHEPAHFPPIEALFLLVTSITLTLFQQGPRDHPDIVDSFMQLLAQALKRKPDLFLCERLDVKAVFQCAVLALKFPEAPTVKASCGFFTELLPRCGEIESVGKVVQEDGRMLLIAVLEAIGGQASRSLMDCFADILFALNKHCFSLLSMWIKEALQPPGFPSARLSPEQKDTFSQQILRERVNKRRVKEMVKEFTLLCRGLHGTDYTADY, from the exons GCGCTGCACCAGCTCTACTATGACCCCAACATTGAGAACAAGAACCTGGCTCAGAAGTGGCTGATGCAGGCCCAGGTCTCTCCACAGGCCTGGCACTTCAGCTGGCAGCTCCTGCAGCCTGACAAGGTGCCAGAGATCCAGTACTTTGGGGCCAGTGCCCTGCACATCAAGATCTCTCGCTACTGGAGTGACATCCCCACTGACCAGTATGAAAGCCTAAAGGCACAGCTCTTCACCCAGATCACCCGCTTTGCCAGTGGCTCCAAGATTGTGCTGACTCGGCTGTGCGTGGCACTGGCCTCACTGGCTCTCAGCATGATGCCTGATGCTTGGCCGTGTGCTGTGGCAGATATGGTACGGCTCTTCCAAGCTGAGGACTCACCGGTGGATGGCCAGGGCCGCTGCCTGGCCCTGCTAGAGCTGCTGACAGTGCTGCCCgaggagttccagaccagccgcCTGCCCCAGTACCGCAAAGGTCTAGTACGGACCAGCCTGGCAGTGGAGTGTGGGGCTGTCTTCCCACTGCTGGGGCAGCTGCTACAGCAACCCAGCTCACCTAGCTGTGTTCGTCAGAAGGTGCTCAAGTGCTTCTCTAGCTGGGTACAGCTGGAGGTGCCGCTGCAGGACTGTGAGGCGCTCATTCAGGCTGCCTTTGCTGCTCTGCAGGACTCTGAGCTCTTTGACAGTAGTGTGGAGGCCATTGTCAATGCCATCTCGCAGCCTGATGCCCAGAG GTATGTGAACACACTCCTGAAACTCATCCCGCTGGTGCTGGGACTCCAGGAACAACTGCGACAGGCAGTGCAGAATGGGGACATGGAGACCTCCCATGGCATCTGTCGCATTGCTGTGGCCCTGGGCGAGAACCACTCCCG GGCCTTGCTGGACCAAGTGGAGCACTGGCAGAGCTTCCTGGCACTTGTCAACATGATCATGTTCTGCACAGGCATCCCAGGCCACTATCCTGTCAATGAGACCACTAGCTCCCTAACACTTACTTTCTGGTACACGCTGCAG GATGATATTCTGTCCTTTGAGGCAGAGAAGCAGGCTGTGTACCAGCAGGTGTACCGGCCAGTCTACTTTCAGCTGGTGGATGTGCTTCTGCATAAGGCCCAGTTCCCTTCTGATGAGGAATATGGATTTTGGTCCTCAGATGAGAAGGAGCAGTTCCGAATTTACAG GGTGGACATCTCAGACACGCTCATGTATGTCTATGAGATGCTGGGGGCCGAGCTGCTCAGCAACCTCTATGACAAGCTGGGCCGTTTGCTCACCAGCTCAGAGGAGCCCTACTCCTGGCAG CACACAGAGGCCCTGCTCTATGGCTTCCAATCCATCGCAGAGACCATCGATGTCAACTATTCTGATGTGGTGCCCGGGCTCATTGGTCTCATCCCACGGATCAGCATCAGCAACGTGCAGCTGGCAGATACTGTCATGTTCACCATTG GAGCTCTGTCTGAGTGGTTGGCTGATCACCCTGTCATGATCAACAGCGTTCTGCCCCTTGTACTGCATGCCTTAGGCAATCCTGAGCTGTCTGTTTCTTCTGTGTCCACCCTTAAGAAGATCTGCCGAGAGTGCAAATATGACCTACCACCCTATGCTGCCAACATCGTGGCTGTCTCCCAG GATGTACTGATGAAGCAGATCCACAAG CCAAATCCCTCCAACAAGCTGGCCATTGTCCACATCTTGGGACTTCTCTCCAACCTCTTTACCACACTGGATGTCAGTCATCATGAGGATGATCATGAAGGTCCTGAGCTCCGGAAGCTGCCAGTACCACAGGGACCCAACCCA gtggtggtggtgctgcagCAGGTCTTCCAGCTTATCCAGAAGGTGCTGAGCAAGTGGTTGAATGATGCCCAGGTGGTCGAG GCTGTATGTGCTATCTTTGAGAAGTCTGTTAAAACGCTGCTGGATGACTTTGCCCCCATGGTGCCACAGCTGTGTGAGATGCTGGGTCGGATGTACAGCACCATCCCCCAGGCCTCTGCTCTTGACCTCACCCGACAG CTGGTCCACATCTTTGCTCATGAGCCTGCCCACTTCCCCCCAATCGAGGCACTCTTCCTGCTCGTCACCTCCATCACACTCACTCTCTTCCAGCAAG gGCCCAGGGATCATCCTGATATTGTTGATTCATTTATGCAACTCCTGGCACAG GCTCTGAAGCGGAAGCCAGATTTGTTCCTGTGTGAACGACTGGATGTCAAAGCTGTGTTCCAGTGTG CTGTGCTGGCCCTCAAGTTCCCTGAGGCACCTACTGTCAAGGCCTCCTGTGGCTTCTTT ACCGAGCTGCTGCCTCGGTGTGGGGAAATAGAATCCGTGGGAAAGGTGGTACAAGAGGATGGTCGAATGCTGCTCATAGCAGTGCTGGAG GCCATTGGGGGCCAGGCCTCCCGCAGCCTCATGGACTGCTTTGCCGACATCCTGTTCGCCCTAAACAAAcactgctttagcctcctgagtatgtGGATCAAGGAGGCACTACAGCCACCTGGTTTTCCCTCTGCCCGCCTCAGCCCTGAACAGAAGGACACCTTCAGCCAGCAGATCCTTCG tgaACGAGTGAACAAGAGGCGGGTgaaggagatggtgaaggagtTCACACTGCTGTGCCGGGGGCTACATGGCACAGATTACACAGCTGACTACTGA
- the Ipo13 gene encoding importin-13 isoform X4, producing MQAQVSPQAWHFSWQLLQPDKVPEIQYFGASALHIKISRYWSDIPTDQYESLKAQLFTQITRFASGSKIVLTRLCVALASLALSMMPDAWPCAVADMVRLFQAEDSPVDGQGRCLALLELLTVLPEEFQTSRLPQYRKGLVRTSLAVECGAVFPLLGQLLQQPSSPSCVRQKVLKCFSSWVQLEVPLQDCEALIQAAFAALQDSELFDSSVEAIVNAISQPDAQRYVNTLLKLIPLVLGLQEQLRQAVQNGDMETSHGICRIAVALGENHSRALLDQVEHWQSFLALVNMIMFCTGIPGHYPVNETTSSLTLTFWYTLQDDILSFEAEKQAVYQQVYRPVYFQLVDVLLHKAQFPSDEEYGFWSSDEKEQFRIYRVDISDTLMYVYEMLGAELLSNLYDKLGRLLTSSEEPYSWQHTEALLYGFQSIAETIDVNYSDVVPGLIGLIPRISISNVQLADTVMFTIGALSEWLADHPVMINSVLPLVLHALGNPELSVSSVSTLKKICRECKYDLPPYAANIVAVSQDVLMKQIHKTSQCMWLMQALGFLLSALQVEEILKNLHSLISPYIQQLEKLAEEIPNPSNKLAIVHILGLLSNLFTTLDVSHHEDDHEGPELRKLPVPQGPNPVVVVLQQVFQLIQKVLSKWLNDAQVVEAVCAIFEKSVKTLLDDFAPMVPQLCEMLGRMYSTIPQASALDLTRQLVHIFAHEPAHFPPIEALFLLVTSITLTLFQQGPRDHPDIVDSFMQLLAQALKRKPDLFLCERLDVKAVFQCAVLALKFPEAPTVKASCGFFTELLPRCGEIESVGKVVQEDGRMLLIAVLEAIGGQASRSLMDCFADILFALNKHCFSLLSMWIKEALQPPGFPSARLSPEQKDTFSQQILRERVNKRRVKEMVKEFTLLCRGLHGTDYTADY from the exons ATGCAGGCCCAGGTCTCTCCACAGGCCTGGCACTTCAGCTGGCAGCTCCTGCAGCCTGACAAGGTGCCAGAGATCCAGTACTTTGGGGCCAGTGCCCTGCACATCAAGATCTCTCGCTACTGGAGTGACATCCCCACTGACCAGTATGAAAGCCTAAAGGCACAGCTCTTCACCCAGATCACCCGCTTTGCCAGTGGCTCCAAGATTGTGCTGACTCGGCTGTGCGTGGCACTGGCCTCACTGGCTCTCAGCATGATGCCTGATGCTTGGCCGTGTGCTGTGGCAGATATGGTACGGCTCTTCCAAGCTGAGGACTCACCGGTGGATGGCCAGGGCCGCTGCCTGGCCCTGCTAGAGCTGCTGACAGTGCTGCCCgaggagttccagaccagccgcCTGCCCCAGTACCGCAAAGGTCTAGTACGGACCAGCCTGGCAGTGGAGTGTGGGGCTGTCTTCCCACTGCTGGGGCAGCTGCTACAGCAACCCAGCTCACCTAGCTGTGTTCGTCAGAAGGTGCTCAAGTGCTTCTCTAGCTGGGTACAGCTGGAGGTGCCGCTGCAGGACTGTGAGGCGCTCATTCAGGCTGCCTTTGCTGCTCTGCAGGACTCTGAGCTCTTTGACAGTAGTGTGGAGGCCATTGTCAATGCCATCTCGCAGCCTGATGCCCAGAG GTATGTGAACACACTCCTGAAACTCATCCCGCTGGTGCTGGGACTCCAGGAACAACTGCGACAGGCAGTGCAGAATGGGGACATGGAGACCTCCCATGGCATCTGTCGCATTGCTGTGGCCCTGGGCGAGAACCACTCCCG GGCCTTGCTGGACCAAGTGGAGCACTGGCAGAGCTTCCTGGCACTTGTCAACATGATCATGTTCTGCACAGGCATCCCAGGCCACTATCCTGTCAATGAGACCACTAGCTCCCTAACACTTACTTTCTGGTACACGCTGCAG GATGATATTCTGTCCTTTGAGGCAGAGAAGCAGGCTGTGTACCAGCAGGTGTACCGGCCAGTCTACTTTCAGCTGGTGGATGTGCTTCTGCATAAGGCCCAGTTCCCTTCTGATGAGGAATATGGATTTTGGTCCTCAGATGAGAAGGAGCAGTTCCGAATTTACAG GGTGGACATCTCAGACACGCTCATGTATGTCTATGAGATGCTGGGGGCCGAGCTGCTCAGCAACCTCTATGACAAGCTGGGCCGTTTGCTCACCAGCTCAGAGGAGCCCTACTCCTGGCAG CACACAGAGGCCCTGCTCTATGGCTTCCAATCCATCGCAGAGACCATCGATGTCAACTATTCTGATGTGGTGCCCGGGCTCATTGGTCTCATCCCACGGATCAGCATCAGCAACGTGCAGCTGGCAGATACTGTCATGTTCACCATTG GAGCTCTGTCTGAGTGGTTGGCTGATCACCCTGTCATGATCAACAGCGTTCTGCCCCTTGTACTGCATGCCTTAGGCAATCCTGAGCTGTCTGTTTCTTCTGTGTCCACCCTTAAGAAGATCTGCCGAGAGTGCAAATATGACCTACCACCCTATGCTGCCAACATCGTGGCTGTCTCCCAG GATGTACTGATGAAGCAGATCCACAAG ACGAGTCAGTGCATGTGGCTGATGCAGGCTCTGGGCTTCCTGCTGTCAGCCCTGCAGGTGGAGGAGATCCTTAAGAACCTGCACTCGCTTATCTCACCCTATATCCAGCAGCTGGAAAAGCTGGCAGAGGAGATA CCAAATCCCTCCAACAAGCTGGCCATTGTCCACATCTTGGGACTTCTCTCCAACCTCTTTACCACACTGGATGTCAGTCATCATGAGGATGATCATGAAGGTCCTGAGCTCCGGAAGCTGCCAGTACCACAGGGACCCAACCCA gtggtggtggtgctgcagCAGGTCTTCCAGCTTATCCAGAAGGTGCTGAGCAAGTGGTTGAATGATGCCCAGGTGGTCGAG GCTGTATGTGCTATCTTTGAGAAGTCTGTTAAAACGCTGCTGGATGACTTTGCCCCCATGGTGCCACAGCTGTGTGAGATGCTGGGTCGGATGTACAGCACCATCCCCCAGGCCTCTGCTCTTGACCTCACCCGACAG CTGGTCCACATCTTTGCTCATGAGCCTGCCCACTTCCCCCCAATCGAGGCACTCTTCCTGCTCGTCACCTCCATCACACTCACTCTCTTCCAGCAAG gGCCCAGGGATCATCCTGATATTGTTGATTCATTTATGCAACTCCTGGCACAG GCTCTGAAGCGGAAGCCAGATTTGTTCCTGTGTGAACGACTGGATGTCAAAGCTGTGTTCCAGTGTG CTGTGCTGGCCCTCAAGTTCCCTGAGGCACCTACTGTCAAGGCCTCCTGTGGCTTCTTT ACCGAGCTGCTGCCTCGGTGTGGGGAAATAGAATCCGTGGGAAAGGTGGTACAAGAGGATGGTCGAATGCTGCTCATAGCAGTGCTGGAG GCCATTGGGGGCCAGGCCTCCCGCAGCCTCATGGACTGCTTTGCCGACATCCTGTTCGCCCTAAACAAAcactgctttagcctcctgagtatgtGGATCAAGGAGGCACTACAGCCACCTGGTTTTCCCTCTGCCCGCCTCAGCCCTGAACAGAAGGACACCTTCAGCCAGCAGATCCTTCG tgaACGAGTGAACAAGAGGCGGGTgaaggagatggtgaaggagtTCACACTGCTGTGCCGGGGGCTACATGGCACAGATTACACAGCTGACTACTGA
- the Ipo13 gene encoding importin-13 isoform X3, translating into MERREEQPGSAGAGAAPALDFTVENVEKALHQLYYDPNIENKNLAQKWLMQAQVSPQAWHFSWQLLQPDKVPEIQYFGASALHIKISRYWSDIPTDQYESLKAQLFTQITRFASGSKIVLTRLCVALASLALSMMPDAWPCAVADMVRLFQAEDSPVDGQGRCLALLELLTVLPEEFQTSRLPQYRKGLVRTSLAVECGAVFPLLGQLLQQPSSPSCVRQKVLKCFSSWVQLEVPLQDCEALIQAAFAALQDSELFDSSVEAIVNAISQPDAQRYVNTLLKLIPLVLGLQEQLRQAVQNGDMETSHGICRIAVALGENHSRALLDQVEHWQSFLALVNMIMFCTGIPGHYPVNETTSSLTLTFWYTLQDDILSFEAEKQAVYQQVYRPVYFQLVDVLLHKAQFPSDEEYGFWSSDEKEQFRIYRVDISDTLMYVYEMLGAELLSNLYDKLGRLLTSSEEPYSWQHTEALLYGFQSIAETIDVNYSDVVPGLIGLIPRISISNVQLADTVMFTIGALSEWLADHPVMINSVLPLVLHALGNPELSVSSVSTLKKICRECKYDLPPYAANIVAVSQDVLMKQIHKTSQCMWLMQALGFLLSALQVEEILKNLHSLISPYIQQLEKLAEEIPNPSNKLAIVHILGLLSNLFTTLDVSHHEDDHEGPELRKLPVPQGPNPVVVVLQQVFQLIQKVLSKWLNDAQVVELVHIFAHEPAHFPPIEALFLLVTSITLTLFQQGPRDHPDIVDSFMQLLAQALKRKPDLFLCERLDVKAVFQCAVLALKFPEAPTVKASCGFFTELLPRCGEIESVGKVVQEDGRMLLIAVLEAIGGQASRSLMDCFADILFALNKHCFSLLSMWIKEALQPPGFPSARLSPEQKDTFSQQILRERVNKRRVKEMVKEFTLLCRGLHGTDYTADY; encoded by the exons GCGCTGCACCAGCTCTACTATGACCCCAACATTGAGAACAAGAACCTGGCTCAGAAGTGGCTGATGCAGGCCCAGGTCTCTCCACAGGCCTGGCACTTCAGCTGGCAGCTCCTGCAGCCTGACAAGGTGCCAGAGATCCAGTACTTTGGGGCCAGTGCCCTGCACATCAAGATCTCTCGCTACTGGAGTGACATCCCCACTGACCAGTATGAAAGCCTAAAGGCACAGCTCTTCACCCAGATCACCCGCTTTGCCAGTGGCTCCAAGATTGTGCTGACTCGGCTGTGCGTGGCACTGGCCTCACTGGCTCTCAGCATGATGCCTGATGCTTGGCCGTGTGCTGTGGCAGATATGGTACGGCTCTTCCAAGCTGAGGACTCACCGGTGGATGGCCAGGGCCGCTGCCTGGCCCTGCTAGAGCTGCTGACAGTGCTGCCCgaggagttccagaccagccgcCTGCCCCAGTACCGCAAAGGTCTAGTACGGACCAGCCTGGCAGTGGAGTGTGGGGCTGTCTTCCCACTGCTGGGGCAGCTGCTACAGCAACCCAGCTCACCTAGCTGTGTTCGTCAGAAGGTGCTCAAGTGCTTCTCTAGCTGGGTACAGCTGGAGGTGCCGCTGCAGGACTGTGAGGCGCTCATTCAGGCTGCCTTTGCTGCTCTGCAGGACTCTGAGCTCTTTGACAGTAGTGTGGAGGCCATTGTCAATGCCATCTCGCAGCCTGATGCCCAGAG GTATGTGAACACACTCCTGAAACTCATCCCGCTGGTGCTGGGACTCCAGGAACAACTGCGACAGGCAGTGCAGAATGGGGACATGGAGACCTCCCATGGCATCTGTCGCATTGCTGTGGCCCTGGGCGAGAACCACTCCCG GGCCTTGCTGGACCAAGTGGAGCACTGGCAGAGCTTCCTGGCACTTGTCAACATGATCATGTTCTGCACAGGCATCCCAGGCCACTATCCTGTCAATGAGACCACTAGCTCCCTAACACTTACTTTCTGGTACACGCTGCAG GATGATATTCTGTCCTTTGAGGCAGAGAAGCAGGCTGTGTACCAGCAGGTGTACCGGCCAGTCTACTTTCAGCTGGTGGATGTGCTTCTGCATAAGGCCCAGTTCCCTTCTGATGAGGAATATGGATTTTGGTCCTCAGATGAGAAGGAGCAGTTCCGAATTTACAG GGTGGACATCTCAGACACGCTCATGTATGTCTATGAGATGCTGGGGGCCGAGCTGCTCAGCAACCTCTATGACAAGCTGGGCCGTTTGCTCACCAGCTCAGAGGAGCCCTACTCCTGGCAG CACACAGAGGCCCTGCTCTATGGCTTCCAATCCATCGCAGAGACCATCGATGTCAACTATTCTGATGTGGTGCCCGGGCTCATTGGTCTCATCCCACGGATCAGCATCAGCAACGTGCAGCTGGCAGATACTGTCATGTTCACCATTG GAGCTCTGTCTGAGTGGTTGGCTGATCACCCTGTCATGATCAACAGCGTTCTGCCCCTTGTACTGCATGCCTTAGGCAATCCTGAGCTGTCTGTTTCTTCTGTGTCCACCCTTAAGAAGATCTGCCGAGAGTGCAAATATGACCTACCACCCTATGCTGCCAACATCGTGGCTGTCTCCCAG GATGTACTGATGAAGCAGATCCACAAG ACGAGTCAGTGCATGTGGCTGATGCAGGCTCTGGGCTTCCTGCTGTCAGCCCTGCAGGTGGAGGAGATCCTTAAGAACCTGCACTCGCTTATCTCACCCTATATCCAGCAGCTGGAAAAGCTGGCAGAGGAGATA CCAAATCCCTCCAACAAGCTGGCCATTGTCCACATCTTGGGACTTCTCTCCAACCTCTTTACCACACTGGATGTCAGTCATCATGAGGATGATCATGAAGGTCCTGAGCTCCGGAAGCTGCCAGTACCACAGGGACCCAACCCA gtggtggtggtgctgcagCAGGTCTTCCAGCTTATCCAGAAGGTGCTGAGCAAGTGGTTGAATGATGCCCAGGTGGTCGAG CTGGTCCACATCTTTGCTCATGAGCCTGCCCACTTCCCCCCAATCGAGGCACTCTTCCTGCTCGTCACCTCCATCACACTCACTCTCTTCCAGCAAG gGCCCAGGGATCATCCTGATATTGTTGATTCATTTATGCAACTCCTGGCACAG GCTCTGAAGCGGAAGCCAGATTTGTTCCTGTGTGAACGACTGGATGTCAAAGCTGTGTTCCAGTGTG CTGTGCTGGCCCTCAAGTTCCCTGAGGCACCTACTGTCAAGGCCTCCTGTGGCTTCTTT ACCGAGCTGCTGCCTCGGTGTGGGGAAATAGAATCCGTGGGAAAGGTGGTACAAGAGGATGGTCGAATGCTGCTCATAGCAGTGCTGGAG GCCATTGGGGGCCAGGCCTCCCGCAGCCTCATGGACTGCTTTGCCGACATCCTGTTCGCCCTAAACAAAcactgctttagcctcctgagtatgtGGATCAAGGAGGCACTACAGCCACCTGGTTTTCCCTCTGCCCGCCTCAGCCCTGAACAGAAGGACACCTTCAGCCAGCAGATCCTTCG tgaACGAGTGAACAAGAGGCGGGTgaaggagatggtgaaggagtTCACACTGCTGTGCCGGGGGCTACATGGCACAGATTACACAGCTGACTACTGA